From a single Hymenobacter sp. YIM 151500-1 genomic region:
- the lepA gene encoding translation elongation factor 4 has protein sequence MKNIRNFCIIAHIDHGKSTLADRLLEFTQTVAQRDMQAQLLDNMDLERERGITIKSHAIQMQYQYKGEPYTLNLIDTPGHVDFSYEVSRSIAACEGALLIVDSSQGIEAQTISNLYLAIGSDLTIIPVLNKIDLPHSMPEEVSDEIVDLIGCDRDEIIPASGKAGIGIKEILDAICERIPAPQGDPNAPLQALIFDSVFNSYRGIEVLFRIKNGTMRKGDKLRFMATGKEYGADEIGILGLNQEPRPEISAGNVGYLISGIKEAREVKVGDTITHVARPTTEPIHGFEDVKPMVFAGIYPVETSEYEELRASMEKLQLNDAALVWEPETSAALGFGFRCGFLGMLHMEIVQERLEREFNMTVITTVPSVQFHAIGTKDQLLTINAPSEMPEPNAIKLIEEPYIKAQIITAAEYVGAIITLCMDKRGIIKGQSYLTSERVELTFELPLSEIVFDFFDKLKTISRGYASLDYELIGFRESDMVKLDIMLNGEKVDALSAIVHRSKSYDWGRRLCEKLRELLPRQQFEIAIQASIGQKIIARETVKALRKNVIAKCYGGDISRKRKLLEKQKEGKKRMRQVGSVEIPQEAFLAVLKID, from the coding sequence GTGAAGAACATTCGTAATTTCTGCATTATCGCCCACATCGACCACGGCAAGAGCACCCTGGCCGACCGCCTGCTGGAATTCACCCAGACCGTGGCCCAGCGCGACATGCAGGCCCAGCTGCTCGACAACATGGACCTGGAGCGGGAGCGGGGCATTACCATCAAGAGCCACGCCATCCAGATGCAGTATCAGTATAAGGGCGAGCCCTACACGCTCAACCTGATTGATACGCCCGGCCACGTCGATTTCAGCTACGAGGTGAGCCGCTCCATTGCCGCCTGCGAAGGCGCCCTGCTGATTGTGGACTCCAGCCAGGGCATCGAGGCCCAGACCATCAGCAACCTCTACCTGGCCATTGGCTCCGACCTGACTATTATTCCGGTCCTTAATAAAATCGACCTGCCCCACTCTATGCCGGAGGAGGTATCGGACGAAATCGTGGACCTCATCGGCTGCGACCGGGACGAAATCATTCCCGCCTCGGGCAAGGCCGGCATCGGCATCAAGGAAATCCTGGATGCCATCTGCGAAAGAATCCCGGCCCCCCAGGGCGACCCGAACGCGCCTTTGCAGGCCCTCATCTTCGACTCGGTATTCAACTCCTACCGCGGCATCGAGGTGTTGTTCCGCATCAAGAACGGCACCATGCGCAAGGGCGACAAGCTCCGCTTCATGGCCACCGGCAAGGAGTATGGTGCCGACGAAATTGGTATCCTGGGCCTGAACCAGGAGCCGCGGCCCGAAATTTCGGCCGGCAACGTGGGCTACCTGATTTCCGGCATCAAGGAAGCCCGCGAGGTGAAAGTGGGCGACACCATCACGCACGTGGCCCGGCCCACCACCGAGCCCATTCACGGCTTCGAGGATGTGAAGCCCATGGTATTTGCCGGCATCTACCCCGTGGAAACCAGCGAGTACGAGGAGCTGCGCGCCTCGATGGAAAAGCTTCAGCTCAACGATGCGGCCCTGGTGTGGGAGCCCGAAACGTCGGCGGCCTTGGGCTTTGGCTTCCGCTGCGGTTTCCTGGGCATGCTGCATATGGAAATCGTGCAGGAGCGCCTGGAGCGGGAGTTCAACATGACGGTCATTACCACCGTGCCCAGCGTGCAGTTCCACGCCATCGGCACCAAAGACCAGCTGCTGACCATCAACGCGCCCTCCGAAATGCCGGAGCCCAACGCCATTAAGCTGATTGAGGAGCCTTACATCAAAGCCCAGATTATCACGGCCGCCGAGTACGTGGGCGCCATCATCACGCTGTGTATGGACAAGCGCGGCATCATCAAAGGCCAGAGCTACCTGACCTCCGAAAGGGTGGAGCTGACCTTTGAGCTGCCGCTGTCGGAAATCGTGTTCGACTTCTTCGACAAGCTGAAAACCATTAGCCGCGGCTACGCTTCCCTGGACTACGAGCTGATTGGCTTCCGCGAGTCCGACATGGTGAAGCTCGACATCATGCTGAACGGGGAGAAAGTGGATGCCCTGTCGGCCATTGTGCACCGCTCCAAGAGCTACGACTGGGGCCGCCGCCTCTGCGAAAAGCTTCGGGAGCTGCTGCCGCGCCAGCAGTTCGAAATTGCCATCCAAGCCAGCATCGGCCAGAAAATCATTGCCCGCGAAACCGTGAAGGCCCTGCGCAAAAACGTAATTGCCAAGTGCTACGGCGGCGACATCAGCCGGAAGCGGAAGCTGCTCGAAAAGCAGAAGGAAGGCAAGAAACGGATGCGTCAGGTCGGCTCCGTGGAAATCCCGCAGGAAGCTTTCCTGGCGGTACTGAAAATTGATTAA
- a CDS encoding carboxypeptidase-like regulatory domain-containing protein, with translation MLQRLLITGVLSTFSFVSFAQTTPAPTLALEGQVVNASTGEPVPFATLGVPRRGLGTVADEQGRYLLRLPSLNDTLVVTSVGFSREVIPPQYLVGGQRVFRLEPQQLTLKGVVIEHDRLTPALLGRNTEKGDVLWTGGSSGKETVDDEWGWEFGTLLTPPKRTVLEEFHVFLSANKYEQLRFRLNLYTAEKGRPGKRLLSKDVQLVCAKQQHGWLTVDLRPFEISLEAEPIIATIQWLQSEKTDPWDKYFSIPVKRQSRQVTVERENSEATWTIHAMQPSLYFTVLME, from the coding sequence ATGCTTCAACGGCTACTCATTACCGGGGTGCTCAGCACCTTCTCTTTTGTATCGTTTGCCCAAACCACACCGGCCCCAACCTTGGCTTTGGAGGGCCAGGTGGTAAATGCCAGCACGGGGGAACCGGTGCCGTTTGCCACGCTGGGCGTACCCCGCCGCGGCCTCGGCACGGTGGCCGACGAGCAGGGCCGCTACCTGCTCCGCTTGCCTAGCCTCAACGACACGTTAGTGGTAACTTCCGTAGGCTTCTCGCGCGAAGTGATACCGCCCCAATACCTGGTTGGCGGGCAGCGGGTGTTTCGCCTGGAGCCGCAGCAGCTCACCCTAAAGGGCGTCGTCATCGAGCACGACCGGCTCACTCCCGCTCTGCTGGGCCGTAATACCGAGAAAGGCGACGTGCTCTGGACGGGCGGTTCCAGCGGCAAAGAAACTGTGGACGACGAGTGGGGCTGGGAGTTTGGTACCCTGCTCACACCCCCCAAGCGCACGGTGCTGGAAGAATTCCACGTGTTTTTATCGGCTAATAAGTATGAGCAGCTGCGCTTCCGGCTCAACCTCTACACCGCCGAAAAAGGCCGGCCCGGCAAGCGCCTGTTGTCGAAAGACGTGCAGCTGGTGTGCGCCAAGCAGCAGCACGGCTGGCTGACGGTGGATTTGCGCCCTTTCGAAATCAGCTTGGAGGCCGAGCCCATTATTGCCACCATTCAGTGGCTGCAAAGCGAGAAAACCGACCCCTGGGACAAGTACTTCTCGATTCCGGTGAAGCGCCAGTCGCGGCAAGTAACGGTGGAGCGCGAGAACAGCGAAGCCACCTGGACCATCCACGCCATGCAGCCCAGCCTGTATTTTACGGTGCTAATGGAGTAA
- a CDS encoding Uma2 family endonuclease, producing the protein MRTSFESGNILLGGPYLGRMTDDEFFAFCQQHPELRIERTSNHEILIMSPTGSRSGNRNFRLNLQLGKWWERHQHLGEAFDSNTGFTLPDSSVLSPNASWVSAAKWNALTLEQQDKFAPVCPEFVVELKSVTDSLKTLQAKMLDWLRNGVQLAWLLVPETETAYIYRPSQAEPEVIQDFDRELSGETVLPGFRLRLAELR; encoded by the coding sequence ATGCGTACTTCCTTTGAATCCGGCAATATTCTATTGGGTGGGCCATACCTGGGGCGCATGACAGATGACGAGTTTTTCGCTTTCTGCCAGCAGCACCCCGAGTTGCGCATAGAACGCACGTCCAACCACGAAATCCTGATTATGTCGCCCACCGGCAGCCGCTCAGGCAACCGTAATTTTCGCCTCAACCTTCAACTGGGTAAATGGTGGGAGCGGCATCAGCATTTGGGTGAGGCTTTCGACTCCAATACTGGATTCACACTCCCCGACAGCTCCGTATTATCACCGAATGCTTCTTGGGTTTCGGCTGCCAAGTGGAATGCGCTGACGTTGGAGCAACAGGACAAATTTGCGCCCGTGTGCCCGGAGTTTGTAGTAGAGCTAAAATCGGTAACGGATTCCTTGAAAACGCTTCAAGCCAAAATGCTCGACTGGCTGCGCAACGGTGTGCAACTGGCGTGGCTGCTAGTGCCTGAAACGGAAACCGCCTACATCTACCGCCCCAGTCAAGCGGAGCCAGAAGTGATACAGGACTTTGACAGGGAGCTGTCCGGCGAAACTGTGCTGCCAGGGTTTCGGCTGCGGCTGGCAGAGTTACGGTAG
- a CDS encoding carboxypeptidase-like regulatory domain-containing protein, with translation MRLSLLLLACSLPLPLLAQSFRGRVLHADSTAAPVPFASIGVKGKAAGTIADAQGRFRFSDSPELVATDSVIVTGVGYRPARLLLEQLRQPGFTIRLKPQPQALREVVVRPRQLRPQVLGRTGTGGVAHWGVSSIVKDSIRRREMLGSEFGTFLTSSYNCYVDNFNVYVQANPFRQVRLRLLFYAVRNGRPAEQLLPADIQLVLAEQQRGWITIDLRPYNLQFSEGQKVVVALQWLDAVGQTPGYQFFDIPALLPSPLHRVYTRNKSQANWKFYPAQPSIYLNVQSWK, from the coding sequence ATGCGCCTGAGCCTCTTGTTGCTAGCTTGCAGCTTACCCCTACCACTTCTTGCCCAGAGCTTCCGCGGCCGCGTACTGCACGCCGATTCCACTGCTGCGCCAGTGCCTTTTGCCTCTATTGGCGTAAAGGGCAAGGCAGCGGGTACAATCGCCGATGCCCAGGGCCGTTTTCGCTTCTCCGACTCGCCCGAATTAGTAGCCACCGATTCGGTTATCGTAACGGGTGTGGGCTACCGACCCGCCCGGCTACTACTCGAGCAACTTAGGCAACCTGGCTTTACCATCCGACTGAAGCCCCAACCCCAGGCCCTGCGCGAGGTAGTGGTGCGCCCCCGGCAGCTGCGGCCGCAGGTGCTGGGCCGTACCGGCACCGGCGGCGTTGCGCACTGGGGAGTGAGCAGCATTGTAAAGGACAGCATCCGCCGCCGCGAAATGCTTGGCTCAGAGTTTGGCACCTTTCTTACCTCGTCCTACAATTGCTATGTAGACAATTTTAACGTGTATGTGCAGGCCAATCCGTTTCGGCAAGTGCGCTTACGGCTGCTGTTCTACGCCGTGCGTAACGGCCGACCGGCCGAACAATTATTGCCCGCTGATATCCAATTAGTGCTTGCGGAGCAGCAACGGGGGTGGATTACGATTGATTTGCGGCCGTATAATCTGCAATTCAGTGAAGGGCAAAAGGTGGTAGTAGCGTTGCAGTGGCTTGATGCGGTGGGGCAAACGCCCGGCTACCAATTCTTCGACATTCCGGCGCTACTTCCTTCTCCCCTACACCGCGTGTATACTCGTAATAAAAGTCAGGCCAATTGGAAATTCTACCCTGCTCAACCTAGCATCTACTTAAATGTGCAAAGCTGGAAATAA
- a CDS encoding methylmalonyl-CoA mutase family protein: MQAAPVAPYKPQHHIRIVTAAALFDGHDAAINIMRRIIQSSGAEVIHLGHNRSVQEIVDCAIQEDAQAIAITSYQGGHNEYFKYMHDLLQERGAGHIRIFGGGGGVILPSEIEELHQYGITRIYSPDDGRALGLQGMINDLLEKSDFPTGQNLNGEASHIKEKDARSIGRLISAAENFPEEFERVRQQLVADFQKAENGQSSQQNETQDPKSLSPQAPILGITGTGGAGKSSLVDELVRRFLLDFPDKTIAIISVDPSKRKTGGALLGDRIRMNAINSPRVYMRSLATRQSNLALSRYVQDAVDVVRAADFDLIILETSGIGQSDTEIIEHSDVSLYVMTPEYGAATQLEKIDMLDFADVIALNKFDKRGALDALRDVRKQYQRNHQLWDTPLEQLPVHGTIASQFNDPGMNRLYRAVLQVIEQKTGVSFASQLETTAEESEKVYIIPPHRTRYLSEITETIHQYDQWVNKQAAVAQQLFGIREALGAVQSLAAGSQPQPGTVSAGDGRDGLAPGSLVAGLESTFEEVKLRLDGQNWKLLETWPQKVAAYKGPEFIFKVRDKELRLKTHTESLSHLQIPKVSLPRYTTWGDLLKWQLQENVPGEFPYTAGVFPFKREGEDPTRMFAGEGGPERTNRRFHYVSAGLPAKRLSTAFDSVTLYGEDPDHRPDIYGKIGNSGVSICCLDDAKKLYSGFNLADPLTSVSMTINGPAAQLAAFFMNAAIDQQCELYIKEQGLENEVNQKIDAIYQELSQPRPRYQGELPAGNDGLGLLLLGVTGDQVLPAEVYASIKARTLSQVRGTVQADILKEDQAQNTCIFSTEFALRLMGDVQEYFIKEKVRNFYSVSISGYHIAEAGANPITQLALTLSNGFTFVEYYVSRGMDVNDFAPNLSFFFSNGIDPEYAVIGRVARRIWAKAMKLKYGANARSQMLKYHIQTSGRSLHAQEIDFNDIRTTLQALYAIYDNCNSLHTNAYDEAITTPTEESVRRAMAIQLIINRELGLAKNENPLQGSFIIEELTDLVEEAVLLEFDRITERGGVLGAMETMYQRGKIQEESLYYETLKHTGEYPIIGVNTFLSSKGSPTVIPAEVIRATEEEKQYQITMLQALHARHAGTAEQRLKQLQHVAVQNGNLFEELMETVKFCSLGQITNALFEVGGQYRRNM, from the coding sequence ATGCAAGCCGCTCCTGTAGCTCCGTATAAGCCCCAGCACCACATCCGCATTGTGACGGCGGCGGCCCTGTTTGATGGGCACGACGCGGCCATCAACATCATGCGCCGCATCATCCAGAGCAGCGGGGCCGAGGTCATTCACCTGGGCCACAACCGCTCGGTGCAGGAAATCGTGGACTGCGCCATCCAGGAAGATGCCCAGGCCATTGCCATTACCTCCTACCAGGGCGGGCACAATGAGTACTTCAAGTACATGCACGACCTGCTGCAAGAGCGCGGCGCCGGCCACATCCGCATCTTCGGCGGCGGCGGCGGCGTCATCCTGCCCAGCGAAATCGAGGAGCTGCACCAGTACGGCATCACCCGCATCTATAGCCCCGACGACGGCCGCGCCCTGGGTTTGCAAGGCATGATCAACGACCTGCTCGAAAAGTCGGACTTCCCCACCGGCCAGAACCTCAACGGCGAAGCCAGCCACATCAAGGAGAAAGACGCCCGCAGCATCGGCCGCCTCATCTCGGCCGCCGAAAACTTCCCCGAAGAATTCGAGCGGGTCCGCCAGCAGCTCGTCGCCGACTTCCAGAAGGCGGAAAACGGCCAAAGCAGCCAGCAGAACGAAACCCAAGACCCTAAGTCCCTAAGCCCCCAAGCCCCTATTTTAGGCATCACCGGCACCGGCGGCGCGGGCAAGTCGAGCCTAGTCGATGAGCTGGTGCGCCGCTTCTTGCTCGACTTTCCGGACAAGACCATTGCCATTATTTCCGTCGACCCGAGCAAGCGCAAAACCGGCGGGGCCCTCTTGGGCGACCGTATCCGGATGAACGCCATCAACAGCCCCCGGGTGTACATGCGCAGCCTCGCTACGCGCCAAAGCAACCTGGCCCTCTCGCGCTACGTGCAGGACGCCGTGGACGTGGTGCGCGCCGCCGACTTCGACCTCATCATCCTCGAAACCTCCGGCATCGGGCAGTCGGACACCGAAATCATCGAGCACTCCGACGTGAGCCTGTACGTGATGACGCCCGAGTACGGCGCCGCCACCCAGCTCGAAAAAATCGACATGCTCGATTTTGCCGACGTCATTGCCCTCAACAAGTTCGACAAGCGCGGTGCCCTCGACGCCCTACGTGACGTGCGCAAGCAGTATCAGCGCAACCACCAGCTCTGGGACACGCCCCTGGAGCAGTTGCCCGTGCACGGCACCATCGCCTCGCAGTTCAACGACCCCGGCATGAACCGCCTCTACCGGGCCGTATTGCAGGTGATTGAGCAGAAGACGGGCGTCAGCTTCGCCTCCCAGCTCGAAACCACGGCTGAGGAGTCGGAAAAGGTCTACATCATCCCGCCCCACCGCACGCGCTACCTTTCTGAAATCACCGAAACCATCCACCAATATGACCAGTGGGTCAATAAACAAGCCGCCGTTGCCCAGCAGCTCTTCGGAATTCGAGAAGCCCTCGGTGCCGTCCAAAGCCTTGCCGCCGGAAGCCAGCCGCAGCCCGGAACAGTTAGCGCCGGGGACGGCCGCGACGGACTCGCACCCGGAAGCCTCGTGGCCGGCCTGGAGAGCACCTTCGAGGAGGTCAAGCTTCGGCTGGACGGCCAGAACTGGAAACTCCTGGAGACCTGGCCGCAAAAAGTAGCCGCCTACAAGGGCCCGGAGTTCATTTTCAAAGTGCGCGACAAAGAGCTGCGCCTGAAAACCCACACCGAAAGCCTCTCCCACCTCCAGATTCCCAAAGTCTCGCTGCCGCGCTACACCACCTGGGGCGATTTGCTGAAGTGGCAGCTCCAGGAAAACGTGCCCGGCGAGTTTCCTTACACGGCCGGGGTGTTTCCCTTCAAGCGCGAGGGCGAAGACCCCACCCGCATGTTTGCCGGCGAAGGCGGCCCCGAGCGCACCAACCGCCGCTTCCACTACGTGTCGGCCGGCCTACCCGCCAAGCGCCTGAGCACGGCCTTCGACTCGGTGACGCTCTACGGCGAAGACCCCGACCACCGGCCCGACATCTACGGCAAAATCGGCAATTCCGGCGTGAGCATCTGCTGCCTCGACGACGCCAAAAAGCTCTACTCCGGCTTCAACCTCGCCGACCCGCTCACCTCGGTCAGCATGACCATCAACGGCCCCGCCGCCCAGCTGGCCGCCTTTTTCATGAACGCCGCCATCGACCAGCAGTGCGAGCTGTACATCAAGGAGCAGGGCTTAGAGAATGAAGTCAACCAGAAAATCGACGCCATCTACCAGGAGCTAAGCCAGCCCCGCCCCCGCTACCAGGGCGAGCTGCCCGCCGGCAACGACGGCCTGGGCCTGCTGCTGCTCGGCGTCACCGGCGACCAGGTGCTGCCCGCCGAGGTGTACGCCAGCATCAAAGCCCGCACCCTGAGCCAGGTGCGCGGCACCGTACAGGCCGACATCCTCAAGGAAGACCAGGCCCAGAACACCTGCATCTTCAGCACCGAATTTGCCCTGCGCCTCATGGGCGACGTGCAGGAATACTTCATCAAGGAAAAAGTCCGCAACTTCTACTCGGTCAGCATCTCGGGCTACCACATTGCCGAGGCCGGGGCCAACCCCATCACCCAGCTGGCCCTCACCCTCAGCAACGGCTTCACCTTCGTGGAGTACTACGTGAGCCGGGGCATGGACGTGAACGACTTCGCCCCCAACCTGTCGTTCTTCTTCTCCAACGGCATCGACCCGGAGTACGCCGTCATTGGCCGGGTGGCGCGCCGCATCTGGGCCAAGGCCATGAAGCTCAAGTACGGGGCCAACGCCCGCTCCCAGATGCTGAAGTACCACATCCAGACCAGCGGCCGCAGCCTGCACGCCCAGGAAATCGACTTCAACGACATCCGCACCACGCTCCAGGCCCTCTACGCCATCTACGACAACTGCAACTCCCTGCACACCAACGCCTACGACGAGGCCATCACCACCCCCACCGAAGAGTCGGTGCGCCGGGCCATGGCCATTCAGCTCATCATCAACCGGGAGCTGGGCCTGGCCAAAAACGAAAACCCGCTGCAAGGCTCCTTCATCATCGAAGAGCTAACCGACCTGGTAGAAGAAGCCGTGCTGCTGGAGTTTGACCGCATCACCGAGCGCGGCGGCGTGCTGGGCGCCATGGAAACCATGTACCAGCGCGGCAAAATCCAGGAGGAAAGCCTCTACTACGAGACCCTCAAGCACACCGGCGAGTACCCCATCATCGGCGTGAACACCTTCCTCTCCTCCAAAGGCTCGCCCACCGTCATCCCCGCCGAGGTTATCCGCGCTACCGAGGAAGAAAAGCAGTACCAAATCACCATGCTCCAAGCCCTGCACGCCCGCCACGCCGGCACGGCCGAGCAGCGCCTGAAGCAGCTGCAACACGTGGCCGTGCAAAACGGCAACCTCTTCGAGGAGCTGATGGAAACGGTGAAGTTCTGCTCGTTGGGGCAGATTACGAATGCGCTGTTTGAGGTTGGGGGGCAGTATAGGAGGAATATGTAG
- a CDS encoding phospholipase D-like domain-containing protein: MIVTEALFAGIKDRIHAEITAARRSIFVAVAWFTDRDLFAALVERQRAGVAVSLAVVQDSINAAMPFEQLAAEGGTFFRLDGALMHNKFCILDGRDVITGSYNWTYKAAQENFENIVVTSGDYDLAFRFIAEFKRITGHADAPTAAQVDLAKVVRRLKAISSLIQLEEEEDILRQARRLQAEWPDELANTVAQHLEARQYVQASREIQTFLDAHARVTV; the protein is encoded by the coding sequence ATGATAGTTACTGAGGCTTTATTTGCCGGGATTAAAGACCGGATTCATGCAGAAATTACGGCGGCTCGACGCTCCATTTTTGTAGCCGTTGCCTGGTTTACTGACCGGGACCTTTTTGCCGCTTTAGTGGAAAGGCAGCGGGCCGGAGTTGCCGTGTCGTTGGCAGTGGTACAGGACAGCATCAACGCCGCCATGCCGTTTGAACAACTGGCGGCAGAAGGCGGCACGTTTTTCCGGCTGGACGGGGCCTTGATGCACAACAAGTTTTGCATCCTTGATGGCCGCGACGTAATCACGGGCTCCTATAACTGGACGTATAAAGCCGCGCAGGAGAATTTTGAGAACATAGTTGTAACCAGCGGGGACTATGACTTGGCGTTCCGGTTTATTGCCGAGTTCAAGCGAATCACCGGCCACGCGGATGCACCAACGGCCGCGCAGGTTGATTTGGCAAAGGTCGTTCGTCGGTTGAAGGCCATCAGCAGCCTGATTCAGTTGGAGGAGGAAGAGGATATTTTGCGCCAGGCCCGGCGCTTGCAGGCCGAGTGGCCGGACGAGTTAGCCAATACTGTTGCGCAACACTTGGAAGCACGGCAATACGTGCAGGCGTCACGGGAAATACAGACGTTTTTGGATGCGCACGCGCGGGTAACAGTGTAG
- a CDS encoding J domain-containing protein: MKLEIKNLEYEVVAVENELADIDQRIRRYNHEFALRLGLLVEEILQLRRDYAQQHQAKSAFTQQQYEQARQQYEDFRHERLIEEQTTFNSLEEEELARLKKLYRQCVVRCHPDKVAEAQQAEATELFRQVQQKYEEQDLAALARLAEQLERNDFWAADNALSQLDQLLTRREKLADQLAELKQALADTMASTVYREIIGIADLEQHWQTLRQQLEQELASWKTLTHESATI, translated from the coding sequence TTGAAGCTCGAAATAAAAAACTTGGAGTATGAGGTAGTAGCCGTAGAAAACGAGCTTGCCGACATCGACCAGCGCATACGCCGGTACAACCACGAATTCGCGCTGCGCCTGGGCCTACTGGTGGAGGAAATTTTGCAGCTGAGGCGCGACTACGCGCAGCAGCACCAGGCTAAAAGCGCGTTTACGCAGCAGCAGTACGAGCAGGCGCGGCAGCAATACGAAGATTTCCGGCACGAGCGACTAATCGAGGAACAGACCACGTTCAATTCACTGGAAGAAGAGGAGCTGGCCCGATTGAAAAAGCTGTACCGGCAGTGCGTGGTTCGCTGCCACCCCGACAAGGTGGCGGAAGCCCAGCAAGCGGAAGCCACCGAGCTGTTCCGGCAGGTGCAGCAGAAGTACGAGGAGCAAGACCTGGCCGCGCTGGCCCGGCTGGCCGAACAGTTGGAGCGCAACGACTTCTGGGCGGCGGACAACGCCCTGTCCCAACTCGACCAGCTGCTTACGCGCCGGGAAAAGCTGGCCGACCAGCTTGCTGAGCTTAAGCAGGCATTGGCCGACACGATGGCAAGCACCGTGTACCGCGAAATCATCGGCATTGCCGACCTTGAGCAGCACTGGCAAACCCTCAGGCAGCAACTCGAACAGGAACTTGCAAGCTGGAAGACACTAACCCATGAATCAGCAACTATCTAA
- a CDS encoding IS5 family transposase (programmed frameshift), translated as MAKQLVTDELWRVVEPLLLPAPTYPKGGRPRVADRAALTGILFVLRSGIPWELLPAEMGCGSGMTCWRRLRDWHEAGVWQRLHQVLLDRLGVAGQLDWSRASLDAQSIPAGKRGAHTGPNPTDRGKAGTKRHLLVDRRGTPLAVKLSAANCHDSTVFDTLLDAVQPVRQACGRPRKRAAQLHADKGYDYRKCRVALRRRGIKSRIARRGIESSERLGRHRWVVERTFAWLNRFRRRRVRYERRDDIHLAFTKLACALSTLKACLRFC; from the exons ATGGCAAAGCAATTGGTCACCGATGAACTGTGGCGAGTGGTCGAGCCCTTGCTCCTACCAGCCCCGACATACCCCAAGGGCGGCCGTCCGCGCGTAGCGGACCGAGCAGCGCTGACGGGCATCTTGTTCGTGCTGCGCAGCGGCATCCCGTGGGAGCTGCTGCCGGCGGAAATGGGATGCGGGTCGGGCATGACGTGCTGGCGGCGCTTGCGCGACTGGCACGAAGCCGGCGTCTGGCAGCGCCTGCACCAGGTGCTGCTTGACCGCTTGGGCGTCGCTGGGCAGCTGGACTGGTCCCGCGCCAGCCTGGACGCACAAAGCATCCCGGCCG GCAAAAGGGGGGCGCATACGGGTCCCAACCCGACGGACCGCGGCAAGGCCGGCACCAAGCGCCACCTGCTTGTTGACCGGCGCGGCACGCCGCTGGCGGTGAAGCTGAGCGCGGCCAACTGCCACGATTCGACCGTATTCGACACGCTGCTGGACGCGGTACAGCCTGTGCGCCAGGCCTGTGGCCGTCCGCGCAAGCGTGCCGCCCAGTTACACGCCGACAAAGGGTACGACTACCGCAAGTGTCGTGTGGCGCTACGCAGGCGTGGCATCAAAAGCCGCATTGCCCGGCGTGGCATCGAGTCGAGCGAGCGGCTGGGACGCCACCGCTGGGTGGTCGAGCGCACCTTCGCTTGGCTCAACCGCTTCCGGCGCCGGCGCGTGCGCTACGAACGCCGGGACGACATCCACCTGGCCTTCACGAAGCTGGCCTGCGCCCTCAGCACGCTTAAAGCATGCTTGAGGTTTTGTTAG
- a CDS encoding tetratricopeptide repeat protein, with the protein MLAEARAEHWYERALAYKNEKDWINAAYCFEQVVRIEPENWRAWLFGSIAHAYLEDADKTRYYFINFVVNKCDDLDDEIEVQEIYFSKLECYNT; encoded by the coding sequence TTGCTGGCCGAAGCTCGCGCGGAGCATTGGTACGAGCGTGCACTTGCCTATAAGAACGAAAAGGATTGGATAAACGCGGCTTACTGTTTTGAGCAGGTTGTACGGATTGAACCGGAGAACTGGCGGGCATGGCTGTTTGGTAGTATTGCTCATGCTTATTTAGAAGACGCTGACAAAACTAGATATTATTTTATAAATTTTGTTGTTAATAAATGTGATGACTTGGATGATGAAATTGAAGTTCAAGAAATATATTTTTCTAAATTAGAATGCTATAATACTTAG